From Drosophila suzukii chromosome 2R, CBGP_Dsuzu_IsoJpt1.0, whole genome shotgun sequence, a single genomic window includes:
- the Cdk5 gene encoding cyclin-dependent kinase 5 homolog produces MQKYDKMEKIGEGTYGTVFKGRNRDTMEIVALKRVRLDEDDEGVPSSALREICLLKELKHKNIVRLIDVLHSDKKLTLVFEHCDQDLKKYFDSLNGEIDMAVCRSFMLQLLRGLAFCHSHNVLHRDLKPQNLLINKNGELKLADFGLARAFGIPVKCYSAEVVTLWYRPPDVLFGAKLYTTSIDMWSAGCILAELADAGRPLFPGSDVLDQLMKIFRVLGTPNEDSWPGVSHLSDYVALPSFPAITSWSQLVPRLNSKGRDLLQKLLVCRPNQRISAEAAMQHPYFTDSSSSGH; encoded by the exons ATGCAGAAATACGACAAGATGGAGAAGATCGGGGAGGGCACTTACGGCACGGTGTTCAAGGGTCGCAACCGCGACACCATGGAGATAGTGGCCCTGAAGCGGGTGAGACTGGACGAGGACGACGAGGGTGTGCCCAGCTCCGCCCTCCGGGAGATCTGCCTGCTGAAG GAGCTGAAGCACAAGAACATAGTGCGGCTGATAGACGTCCTTCACTCGGACAAGAAACTCACCCTGGTCTTCGAGCATTGTGACCAGGACCTCAAGAAGTACTTCGATAGCCTGAACGGGGAGATCGACATGGCCGTCTGCAGGAGCTTCATGCTCCAACTACTCCGCGGATTGGCGTTCTGCCACAG CCacaacgtcctgcatcgcgATCTAAAGCCGCAGAACCTGCTGATCAACAAGAATGGTGAACTGAAGCTGGCTGACTTTGGTCTGGCTCGGGCCTTCGGCATTCCCGTGAAGTGCTACTCCGCAGAAGTGGTGACCCTGTGGTACCGACCACCTGATGTTCTgtttggagccaagctttacACAACCAGCATAGACATGTGGTCGGCTGGATGCATTTTGGCCGAGCTGGCGGACGCTGGACGACCGCTGTTTCCCGGCTCCGACGTGCTGGACCAGCTGATGAAGATCTTCCGAGTGCTGGGAACCCCCAACGAAGACTCCTGGCCGGGGGTATCGCACCTCTCTGACTACGTGGCGCTTCCAT CCTTTCCGGCCATCACCTCGTGGAGCCAACTGGTGCCTAGGCTGAACTCCAAGGGTCGAGACCTGCTGCAAAAACTGCTCGTCTGCCGGCCAAATCAGCGTATTAGCGCGGAGGCCGCCATGCAGCATCCCTACTTCACGGACAGCAGTTCTTCGGGCCACTGA